The Erythrolamprus reginae isolate rEryReg1 chromosome 3, rEryReg1.hap1, whole genome shotgun sequence genome contains a region encoding:
- the TAF8 gene encoding transcription initiation factor TFIID subunit 8, which translates to MADPGTGGSTFSTRSGSKHSTTPADNYYMSRRRTLQVVVSSLLTEAGFESAEKAAVETMTEMLQSYISEIGRSAKSFCEHTARTQPTLSDIVVTLVEMGFNVEMLPAYAKRSQRMVITAPPVTNQPVTPKALTAGQNKPHPSHIPSHFPEFPDPHTYIKTPTYREPVMDYQILREKAASQRRDVERALTRFMAKTGETQSLFKDDVSTFPLIAARPFAIPYLTALLPSELEMQQMEETDSSEQDDQTDTENLSLQMCMDDSGAEKENASVLQHNTSLSGSRNGEENLIDNPYLRPVKKPKIRRKK; encoded by the exons ATGGCAGACCCGGGGACTGGCGGGTCTACCTTCAGCACG CGATCAGGTAGTAAACATTCTACAACCCCAGCCGATAATTACTATATGTCTCGAAGAAGGACTCTCCAGGTAGTAGTTAGTTCATTGTTGACAGAAGCTGGATTTGAGAGTGCTGAGAAAGCTGCTGTAGAAACCATGACAGAGATGCTTCAGAGCT ATATTTCCGAAATAGGGAGGAGTGCCAAATCTTTTTGTGAACATACTGCAAGGACACAGCCAACCCTTTCAGATATTGTGGTCACCTTAGTTGAAATGG GCTTTAATGTGGAGATGCTCCCTGCATATGCTAAACGTTCCCAGCGGATGGTGATCACTGCAC CGCCTGTAACAAATCAACCTGTCACCCCAAAAGCCCTGACAGCTGGACAGAACAAACCTCATCCTTCTCACATCCCTAGCCATTTCCCAGAATTTCCGGATCCTCATACTTACATCAAAACACCA ACCTATCGGGAGCCTGTAATGGATTATCAGATCTTACGAGAAAAAGCTGCTTCACAGAGACGAGATGTTGAAAGAGCTTTGACCCGCTTCATGGCCAAAACTGGAGAGACACAGAGCCTTTTCAAAGATGATGTCAGCACTTTTCCTT TGATAGCTGCCCGGCCTTTTGCAATACCCTACCTGACAGCTCTGCTTCCTTCTGAATTGGAGATGCAGCAGATGGAAGAGACCGATTCGTCTGAACAAGATGACCAGACAGACACGGAAAACCTCTCTCTACAGATGTGCATG GATGATTCAGGAGCTGAGAAGGAGAATGCATCAGTACTTCAGCACAATACCTCCCTTTCTGGCAGTCGAAATGGAGAGGAGAACTTGATAGACAATCCTTACCTCCGTCCAGTGAAGAAACCCAAGATTCGTAGGAAGAAGTGA